A stretch of Glycine max cultivar Williams 82 chromosome 3 unlocalized genomic scaffold, Glycine_max_v4.0 Gm03_scaffold_135, whole genome shotgun sequence DNA encodes these proteins:
- the LOC106798146 gene encoding putative disease resistance RPP13-like protein 1 → TKLKVKKFLIVLDDVWIEDYENWSNLTKPFLHGKRGSKILLTTRNANVVNVVPYHIVQVYPLSKLSNEDCWLVFANHAFPPSESRGEDRRALEEIGREIVKKCNGLPLAARSLGGMLRRKHAIRDWNNILESDIWELPESQCKIIPALRISYQYLPPHLKRCFVYCSLYPKDHEFQKKNLILLWMAEDLLKLPNRGKALEVGYEYFDDLVSRSFFQRSSNRTWGNYFVMHDLVHDLALYLGGEFYFRSEELGKETKIGIKTRHLSVTKFSDPISDIEVFDKLQFLRTLLAIDFKDSSFNKEKAPGIVASKLKCLRVLSFCDFASLDVLPDSIGKLIHLRYLNLSFTRIRTLPESLCNLYNLQTLVLSRCRVLTRLPTDMQNLINLCHLHIDGTDIREMPRGMGMLRHLQHLDFFTVGKHKENGIKELGTLSNLHGSLSIRNLENVTRSNEALEARMLDKKHINHLSLEWSNGTDFQTELDVLCKLKPHQGVESLTIRGYNGTIFPDWVGNFSYHNMTSLSLNDCNNCCVLPSLGQLPSLKKLYISILKSVKTVDAGFYKNE, encoded by the coding sequence ACAAAactgaaagttaaaaaattcttaattgtCTTGGATGATGTATGGATCGAGGATTATGAGAATTGGAGTAATCTTACAAAACCATTTCTACATGGAAAAAGGGGAAGTAAAATTCTCTTGACGACCCGCAATGCAAATGTAGTGAATGTAGTCCCTTACCATATTGTTCAAGTTTATCCTCTAAGTAAATTGTCAAATGAAGATTGTTGGCTAGTGTTTGCAAACCATGCATTTCCCCCCTCAGAATCAAGGGGGGAGGATAGAAGAGCTTTAGAAGAAATTGGAAGGGAGATTGTTAAAAAGTGTAATGGATTGCCTTTAGCAGCACGGTCACTTGGAGGTATGTTGAGAAGAAAGCATGCTATTAGGGATTGGAATAATATACTTGAAAGCGACATTTGGGAACTTCCTGAAAGTCAGTGTAAAATTATTCCAGCCTTGAGAATTAGTTATCAATATCTCCCTCCACATTTAAAACGGTGCTTTGTTTATTGTTCATTATACCCTAAAGATCATGAATTTCAAAAGAAGAACTTGATCTTGTTGTGGATGGCTGAAGATCTTTTGAAGCTTCCAAACAGAGGAAAGGCGTTAGAAGTTGGTTACGAGTATTTTGATGATTTAGTTTCGAGATCATTTTTTCAACGATCAAGTAATCGAACTTGGGGCAATTATTTTGTAATGCATGACCTCGTTCATGATCTAGCATTATACCTTGGTGGAGAATTCTATTTCAGATCAGAAGAACTTGGAAAAGAAACCAAGATTGGTATAAAGACTCGTCATTTGTCAGTTACAAAGTTCAGTGATCCAATCTCagatattgaagtttttgacAAACTACAATTTTTGAGAACTTTATTGGCAATTGATTTTAAAGATTCTTCATTCAACAAGGAAAAGGCACCAGGTATTGTAGCATCGAAGCTTAAGTGCTTGAGAGTTTTATCATTTTGTGACTTTGCAAGTCTGGATGTTTTGCCTGATTCAATAGGTAAATTGATCCATTTGCGTTATTTAAATCTCTCTTTTACAAGAATAAGAACACTGCCGGAGTCATTGTGTAATTTGTACAATCTACAGACTCTGGTGTTGTCTCGTTGTAGAGTGTTGACCAGGTTGCCTACTGACATGCAAAATCTTATAAACTTGTGTCATCTTCATATTGATGGTACTGATATAAGAGAGATGCCTAGAGGAATGGGAATGTTAAGGCATTTGCAGCATTTGGATTTCTTTACTGTGGGCAAGCATAAAGAGAACGGAATCAAAGAACTGGGGACACTTTCAAATCTTCATGGTTCGCTTTCTATTAGGAATTTGGAGAATGTAACCAGAAGCAATGAAGCATTGGAGGCTAGGATGCTGGATAAGAAGCACATTAATCATTTATCCTTGGAATGGTCTAATGGCACCGACTTCCAAACTGAATTAGATGTACTGTGCAAATTAAAACCTCACCAAGGCGTGGAATCTCTAACAATACGGGGTTATAATGGAACCATATTTCCAGATTGGGTGGGAAATTTTTCCTACCACAACATGACAAGTCTAAGTTTAAATGATTGTAATAACTGTTGTGTGCTTCCTTCGCTTGGGCAACTACCATCTCTTAAGAAGCTCTATATTTCAATATTGAAGTCAGTGAAGACTGTTGATGCAGGGTTTTACAAAAATGAA